A part of Numenius arquata chromosome 16, bNumArq3.hap1.1, whole genome shotgun sequence genomic DNA contains:
- the LOC141472579 gene encoding serotransferrin-2-like: MKTVVLIVLIIFTFLSSGKKFRWCTLSDLEQRKCAELSKALTAVLPLATVNSFTRISCIRAHNTYDCIDKIRVNKADAASLDAGDAYSAVKLYGLTVVAKEIYDQGNCVFAVAIAKRGTLDIQRLRGARSCHNGARWTSGWNIPFGFLLARNDLSWDEAQPLSQVISEYFNASCIPGVGVAAPQLCALCQGQKSYVRDKNHFCETSSNEPFYDSEGAFRCLKNGVADVAFLDHLTIMSATEVEQQEYELLCPDGTTAELTEYSTCNLGKGPGRGIITRHNFQKITNKFLTMIQRLFGRKGKERARFELFTSAPYGGKNLLFQDATQHLQLLEEQLEIAYVLGLDYVALLKGLGHEGSSLDNSVVRWCCISDAELRKCEEWALSIKSDPLVCVQATSMTKCIEMIKSSEADAVTLDATHVYIAGKCGLVPVAAECYGGDCALAAKSVEETGKRIHLKHKVLPPVYAVALAKKNTKQINIRNLRGRRSCHSHLYSPGGWLLPSRYTVGALENDTDNCDIGSVYQRYFWKGCMPGADGNLCKVCIGDSEVEGARASSRCAASHNERYYGNMGALRCLVGNPSGRSFGDVAFLEHSNLLQNIQNLDSSGWAKGYTPVDFELLCPDGTRAAVTEWAGCNLGPIPPSTVMTRPVTVTKIYDFLMKSQESLGSKLDSEFHLFQSWKYGESDLLFKDTTQYLVHASHMSYQEILGASFFQLAELVFNCTPAGILEFCNQDICASSSN; the protein is encoded by the exons ATGAAAACAGTGGTTTTAATTGTCCTAATCATCTTCACTTTTCTGTCTTCAG GGAAGAAATTCCGATGGTGCACCCTTTCTGACCTAGAACAGAGGAAGTGTGCTGAACTGTCCAAAGCACTTACGGCTGTGCTGCCCCTTGCTACTGTCAACTCGTTTACTAGGATTTCTTGCATCAGAGCCCATAATACATATGACTGCATTGATAAGATCAGG gTGAACAAAGCAGATGCTGCCTCCTTGGATGCTGGAGATGCTTACTCTGCTGTAAAGCTGTATGGTTTGACAGTGGTGGCAAAGGAGATCTATGACCAAG GGAATTGTGTGTTTGCTGTGGCCATTGCCAAACGAGGAACTCTGGATATCCAGAGGCTACGAGGTGCACGCAGCTGCCACAATGGAGCCAGATGGACATCAGGCTGGAATATTCCATTTGGCTTCCTCCTTGCAAGAAATGATCTTTCCTGGGATGAGGCGCAACCTCTGAGCCAAG TAATCAGTGAGTATTTCAATGCAAGTTGCATTCCTGGGGTTGGCGTTGCTGCTCCTCAACTGTGTGCTCTCTGCCAAGGACAAAAATCCTATGTCAGAGACAAGAACCACTTCTGTGAGACAAGCAGTAATGAACCCTTCTATGACTCTGAGGGAGCCTTCAG GTGCTTGAAGAATGGAGTAGCAGATGTTGCCTTTTTAGATCATCTAACAATTATGAGTGCCACAG AGGTAGAACAACAGGAATACGAACTCCTGTGTCCTGATGGGACTACAGCTGAGCTGACCGAATACAGCACCTGTAACTTGGGCAAGGGGCCTGGCCGTGGCATCATCACCCGCCACAACTTCCAGAAGATCACCAACAAATTTCTTACCATGATCCAA CGCCTCTTTGGgcgaaaaggaaaggaaagagccaGGTTTGAACTCTTCACTTCAGCACCCTATGGGGGAAAGAACCTGCTGTTCCAAGATGCCACTCAGCACCTGCAGCTTCTTGAGGAGCAGCTAGAGATTGCCTATGTCCTTGGTCTGGATTATGTAGCTCTCCTTAAGGGTCTTGGCCATGAAG GGAGCTCTTTGGACAACAGTGTTGTGCGCTGGTGCTGCATCAGTGACGCTGAGCTTCGCAAATGTGAGGAGTGGGCGCTGAGCATCAAATCCGACCCATTAGTCTGTGTCCAAGCAACTTCCATGACCAAATGCATTGAAATGATCAAG AGTAGTGAGGCTGATGCCGTCACCCTGGACGCAACACACGTCTACATTGCAGGGAAGTGTGGATTGGTGCCTGTAGCTGCAGAATGTTATG GGGGAGATTGTGCCCTGGCTGCTAAGAGCGTGGAGGAAACAGGGAAACGAATTCACCTTAAACACAAAG TGCTGCCACCGGTTTATGCTGTTGCCTTAGctaagaaaaacaccaaacagaTTAATATCCGTAACCTCAGGGGAAGGCGATCCTGCCACAGTCACCTGTACAGTCCTGGAGGATGGCTACTTCCTTCCAGATACACAGTGGGAGCTCTGGAGAACGACACTGATAACTGTGACATTGGCTCTG TTTATCAGCGTTACTTTTGGAAGGGCTGCATGCCAGGAGCAGATGGAAACCTCTGCAAGGTGTGCATTGGAGACAGTGAGGTGGAAGGGGCTCGAGCATCCAGCAGATGTGCTGCAAGTCACAATGAACGTTACTATGGCAATATGGGAGCGCTCAG GTGCCTAGTTGGCAACCCCAGTGGAAGAAGCTTCGGAGATGTAGCTTTCCTGGAACACTCTAACCTACTCCAGAACATACAGA ATCTGGACAGCTCTGGTTGGGCAAAAGGTTATACCCCTGTTGACTTTGAACTCTTGTGTCCGGATGGAACGCGAGCTGCAGTCACAGAATGGGCAGGCTGTAACCTTGGCCCCATTCCCCCCAGCACCGTTATGACTCGACCAGTCACTGTCACTAAAATCTATGACTTTCTAATGAAATCCCAG gAATCTCTGGGAAGCAAACTGGATTCTGAATTCCATCTTTTTCAGTCATGGAAGTATGGGGAAAGTGATCTGCTTTTCAAAGATACTACTCAGTACCTTGTTCATGCAAGTCACATGAGCTATCAGGAAATTCTTGGAGCCTCTTTCTTTCAACTGGCAGAACTGGTGTTTAATTGTACACCTGCAG GTATCTTAGAGTTCTGCAATCAGGATATCTGTGCATCCTCATCGAACTGA